From a region of the Odoribacter splanchnicus DSM 20712 genome:
- a CDS encoding aminotransferase class I/II-fold pyridoxal phosphate-dependent enzyme, whose amino-acid sequence MQNNLIDKQLVDTTMAQCGVSNLDDASIRDTVKIANLLEKATGEKFIRMEMGVPGLAPSRIGTEAEIEALKHGVAQFYPMLEGYPVLSEEASRFVKNFMDVDIRPEGIIPTVGAMQASYVAFMALTECHKGKDTILFIDPGFPVQKTQLEVIGKPYQTFDIYEYREEKLEAKLREYLDRGNIAGIVYSNPNNPSWVCLTDFELQVIGKLATEYDTIILEDLAYFAMDFRKDLSHPGKAPFQPTVAKYTDNYIFMISSSKLFSYAGQRLGLLCISDALFHKKYEHLKERYKADKLGYTITYKLIYTQTSGTAHSPQYAVAAVLKAANEGRINILTDVREYGKRAEIMKTLYKNAGFKVVYDKDGHEDVADGFYFTIYYPGMTGAELAKELLYYGISSITLKGCGSTREGLRACVSQVGLDQMDTLKDRIERFAKDHTPIES is encoded by the coding sequence ATGCAAAATAATCTGATTGATAAACAGCTGGTTGACACCACGATGGCTCAATGCGGAGTAAGTAATTTAGACGATGCTTCTATCCGCGACACGGTAAAAATAGCTAATCTACTGGAAAAAGCCACCGGCGAAAAATTCATCCGAATGGAAATGGGTGTTCCGGGTCTGGCTCCTTCCCGTATCGGAACAGAAGCCGAAATCGAAGCATTAAAACACGGAGTAGCCCAATTTTATCCGATGCTGGAAGGTTATCCGGTACTTTCTGAAGAAGCTTCCCGTTTTGTAAAAAATTTCATGGATGTCGATATCCGGCCAGAAGGAATCATCCCGACAGTAGGTGCCATGCAGGCATCTTATGTCGCTTTCATGGCATTGACCGAATGCCATAAGGGGAAAGACACGATTTTATTTATAGATCCGGGATTTCCGGTACAGAAAACCCAACTCGAAGTCATCGGCAAGCCTTATCAAACCTTCGATATCTATGAATACCGGGAAGAAAAACTGGAAGCTAAACTACGGGAATACCTGGACCGGGGGAATATCGCCGGCATCGTTTATAGTAATCCGAACAACCCATCCTGGGTATGCCTGACGGATTTCGAATTACAAGTCATCGGCAAACTGGCAACCGAATACGATACCATTATTCTCGAGGACCTGGCTTATTTTGCCATGGATTTCCGCAAGGATCTGTCTCATCCGGGTAAGGCTCCTTTCCAACCGACTGTAGCGAAATATACGGATAATTATATTTTTATGATATCCAGTTCGAAATTATTCAGCTATGCCGGCCAGCGCCTGGGGCTGCTCTGTATTTCCGATGCTTTATTCCATAAGAAATACGAACATTTGAAAGAACGCTATAAAGCCGACAAGCTGGGATATACCATTACCTATAAATTGATATATACCCAAACATCAGGTACCGCTCATTCCCCTCAATATGCCGTAGCAGCCGTATTGAAAGCCGCCAACGAGGGAAGGATCAATATATTGACAGATGTCAGGGAATACGGCAAACGGGCTGAAATCATGAAGACCCTTTACAAAAACGCCGGTTTCAAAGTCGTGTACGATAAAGACGGACATGAAGACGTAGCGGACGGTTTCTATTTTACCATCTATTATCCGGGAATGACAGGAGCAGAATTAGCTAAAGAACTTCTTTATTATGGAATTTCTTCCATCACATTAAAAGGATGCGGAAGTACCCGGGAAGGATTAAGAGCTTGTGTATCCCAAGTCGGACTGGACCAAATGGACACATTGAAAGACCGGATCGAACGGTTTGCCAAAGATCATACCCCAATCGAATCATAG
- a CDS encoding ABC transporter permease translates to MNLELFIARRLLKGKQNGAVSVPIVKIALAGIALGVCVMLLSILIITGFKNEITTKLSGFMAHLSITAYDHEDAYSGSEIELNDSLLEVVRRVSDLKQMYAYVTKPAILKSKEEIHGIILKGMDSSYDASFYRKHLREGEYPDFFQAEPSREVLISVAVAAILNVSPGDKITAHFVQDPPRARVFTVKGIYDTGFKEYDEMLAVCDIRHLQKLNNWAPREVSGIAVELNDMKRILEVEAELDDTLPMNQDDDFYKITTLRETAPQVFDWLNLLNMNVWIILTLIVVVAGFNMVSGLLILILDKTSFIGILKALGYRNIRLRRLFLYIAAGLIGKGMVVGNILALTLGGLQALFRIVRLDSATYYMDTVPIYFDWVYIILLNVGVLVVSVLMLVVPTMLISRIKPIKAIRFE, encoded by the coding sequence GTGAATCTTGAATTATTCATAGCAAGAAGATTATTGAAGGGAAAACAAAACGGAGCGGTATCTGTGCCGATTGTAAAAATTGCGTTAGCCGGTATTGCGCTAGGAGTTTGTGTGATGCTGCTTTCGATCCTGATTATTACCGGTTTTAAAAATGAGATAACCACTAAATTGTCGGGATTTATGGCTCATTTGAGCATTACGGCTTATGATCATGAAGATGCTTATTCGGGAAGTGAGATCGAGCTGAACGATTCTTTGTTGGAAGTGGTCCGGAGAGTGTCCGATTTAAAGCAGATGTATGCTTATGTGACAAAACCGGCGATCTTGAAGAGTAAGGAAGAAATTCACGGTATAATTTTGAAAGGTATGGATTCCTCTTACGATGCTTCTTTCTACCGGAAGCATCTTCGGGAGGGCGAATACCCTGATTTTTTTCAGGCCGAACCTTCTCGTGAGGTGTTGATCTCAGTTGCTGTGGCGGCTATATTGAATGTCAGTCCCGGTGATAAAATTACGGCACATTTTGTACAAGATCCGCCGAGAGCACGGGTGTTTACGGTGAAGGGAATTTACGATACCGGTTTTAAGGAGTATGACGAAATGCTGGCGGTGTGTGACATCAGGCATTTACAGAAATTGAACAATTGGGCGCCCCGGGAGGTTTCCGGTATTGCTGTGGAACTGAACGATATGAAACGCATATTAGAGGTGGAGGCGGAGTTGGACGACACCTTGCCCATGAATCAGGATGACGATTTTTATAAAATCACTACTTTGCGGGAAACGGCTCCTCAGGTCTTCGATTGGTTGAATCTGTTGAATATGAATGTTTGGATCATCCTGACGCTGATTGTTGTGGTTGCCGGTTTTAATATGGTGTCGGGTTTGTTGATCCTGATTTTGGATAAGACCTCCTTTATCGGGATTTTGAAAGCTTTGGGATATCGGAATATACGTCTGAGGAGATTGTTTTTATATATAGCTGCCGGATTGATTGGCAAAGGGATGGTGGTAGGTAATATTTTGGCTCTTACCTTAGGTGGTTTGCAGGCTCTGTTTCGGATTGTCAGATTAGATTCGGCTACTTATTATATGGATACGGTGCCGATTTATTTCGATTGGGTCTATATTATTTTATTGAATGTCGGAGTGTTGGTAGTTTCGGTGTTGATGTTGGTCGTGCCGACGATGTTGATTTCCAGGATAAAACCGATTAAAGCGATTCGTTTCGAGTAA
- a CDS encoding energy transducer TonB, with protein sequence MNFKAYIEKWIIPHRRGIMGTVIFHLVLAIFLLSMEISRIQVHTEMEIVMDTPTPEERQKKEEEQQRKEEIRQKTSQEEVERMLRSIAVNENAVQPEKRADASVQQYVDEILKELEEEGNSGRYKAQRDKNYQKDSLQNDRDKREQELDSLKSTFYAGESSVSYNLKDRYARFLPIPVFKCEYGGKVVVEILVNPKGVVQKAKILEDQSQSDDCLWRVAADAAKRSRFNEKPDAPALQKGTITYNFVKQ encoded by the coding sequence ATGAATTTTAAAGCATATATAGAAAAATGGATTATTCCGCATCGGCGCGGGATTATGGGTACCGTGATTTTTCACTTGGTCCTGGCTATTTTTTTATTGAGTATGGAAATTTCCCGGATTCAGGTTCATACGGAGATGGAAATCGTTATGGATACCCCGACTCCGGAGGAGAGGCAGAAAAAAGAGGAAGAGCAGCAACGAAAAGAGGAAATTCGTCAAAAGACTTCTCAGGAAGAGGTCGAACGCATGTTGCGTTCCATTGCTGTCAATGAGAATGCCGTACAGCCGGAAAAGAGAGCGGATGCCAGTGTACAGCAATATGTGGACGAGATTTTGAAGGAGTTGGAAGAAGAAGGAAATAGCGGACGTTATAAAGCCCAACGCGATAAAAATTACCAAAAAGACAGTTTGCAAAATGATCGCGATAAACGGGAACAGGAACTGGATTCTTTGAAATCTACTTTTTATGCCGGTGAAAGTAGTGTCAGTTATAATCTGAAAGACCGGTATGCCCGTTTTCTGCCGATTCCGGTATTTAAATGTGAATATGGAGGTAAAGTTGTAGTCGAGATACTGGTTAATCCGAAAGGTGTGGTCCAGAAAGCTAAAATTTTGGAAGATCAGTCTCAGTCGGACGACTGTTTGTGGCGGGTGGCTGCCGATGCTGCTAAACGTTCGCGTTTTAATGAAAAACCGGACGCCCCTGCGCTGCAGAAAGGTACGATCACTTATAATTTTGTAAAGCAGTAA
- a CDS encoding glycoside hydrolase family 16 protein, producing MGLFSFLFSKHKLLRTTYEAETFRAVFREDEELFLRVEKGEELKRYRELEEYVNSAQFKERRKEIEQLSYKDSEYYKAERQYKALLKVRKLQSYLLIADSEELKGYERVKALPEYQEYQKLKVMVMSAGFDKKLHAVEYKAYQEIIRQPKIAALIKLEKLRRFKEYREVKDTDLPQKFTHLETYIRSEEFKRNRAYLLNKNRYQTTEDYQLLCEFDALKKRPEIAKYILLAQDPYFNSMRRWQLVFEDDFNQGRLDETKWITRYYAGERFLNDTYGVGEDMQLYSPDNITFGESAVCLNFRKESIIGKYWDRQVGIREKKYDYSSAMISSATALRQRYGRFEAKIKLNRCALTSCFWMLGDTEVPHVEIMKCEADGVHMGRVYSYRTAVNKDIQLIKELELDNAYYIFTLEWTENKMVWMVNDLVVKEETEHIPDVPMYVVFSLGTNKEPLEKQLPARMEIDWFRGYRLKS from the coding sequence ATGGGATTATTTTCTTTTTTATTTTCTAAGCATAAACTACTTCGTACGACCTATGAAGCGGAAACTTTCAGAGCCGTATTCCGTGAAGATGAAGAATTGTTTCTGAGGGTGGAAAAAGGGGAAGAGCTAAAACGTTATCGCGAGCTTGAAGAGTATGTAAATAGTGCTCAGTTTAAGGAAAGACGGAAAGAAATCGAACAGCTCTCTTATAAGGACAGCGAATATTATAAAGCAGAACGGCAATATAAAGCTTTGCTCAAGGTGCGTAAGTTACAATCTTATCTGTTGATTGCCGATTCTGAAGAATTGAAGGGGTATGAGCGGGTAAAAGCTTTGCCTGAATATCAGGAGTATCAGAAGCTGAAAGTGATGGTTATGTCGGCCGGTTTCGATAAGAAATTACATGCCGTCGAATATAAAGCTTATCAGGAAATTATTCGTCAGCCGAAGATCGCTGCTTTGATCAAATTAGAGAAATTACGTCGTTTTAAAGAATACCGTGAGGTTAAAGATACGGATTTGCCACAAAAGTTTACGCATTTGGAAACTTATATCCGTTCGGAAGAATTCAAGCGAAACAGAGCTTATCTCTTGAATAAAAACCGGTATCAGACGACCGAAGATTATCAATTACTTTGCGAATTCGATGCTTTGAAAAAGCGCCCCGAAATAGCTAAATATATCTTATTGGCTCAGGACCCTTATTTTAATAGTATGAGGAGATGGCAATTGGTGTTTGAAGACGATTTCAATCAGGGACGCCTGGATGAAACCAAATGGATTACCCGTTATTATGCCGGAGAGCGGTTTTTGAACGATACCTATGGGGTGGGAGAGGATATGCAGTTGTACTCACCGGATAATATCACCTTCGGTGAGAGTGCGGTTTGTCTGAATTTTAGAAAAGAATCGATCATCGGAAAATATTGGGACCGGCAGGTAGGAATACGGGAGAAAAAATACGATTATTCCTCTGCTATGATTAGTTCTGCCACTGCTTTGAGGCAGCGCTACGGTCGTTTTGAGGCTAAGATTAAGCTGAATCGTTGTGCCCTGACTTCTTGTTTTTGGATGCTGGGGGATACAGAGGTGCCTCATGTGGAAATCATGAAGTGTGAGGCCGATGGAGTACATATGGGAAGAGTGTATTCTTATCGTACAGCGGTCAATAAAGATATCCAATTAATCAAAGAGCTGGAGCTCGATAATGCCTATTATATTTTCACTTTGGAGTGGACGGAAAATAAAATGGTGTGGATGGTAAACGATCTGGTGGTGAAAGAGGAAACCGAACATATCCCGGACGTTCCGATGTATGTCGTTTTCTCTTTGGGAACCAATAAAGAACCTCTGGAAAAACAGTTACCCGCACGTATGGAAATAGATTGGTTCAGAGGATATCGTCTGAAAAGTTGA
- a CDS encoding ComF family protein gives MTRQLGLRIGRWLKDRLLSSGRAVCELFYPRICTVCGESLMKGEVYLCTACLADFPFSDQAYAIQEDVLLNFDAAYRPEKLFSLFYYNKFSPYKNLIYRIKYRSHRSLGIYLGRLLGEKIKNECEADCIIPVPLHPKREKERGFNQAREIACGMAETIGVDIYDDVLFRVRNNASQTGKNASERLKNVEHIFELRNPAKITGKKVLLVDDVITTGATIGACLQVLAQAGNVRFSLGCLAQTV, from the coding sequence ATGACACGACAGCTTGGATTGCGAATCGGAAGATGGCTAAAAGACAGATTGTTGTCTTCGGGAAGGGCTGTTTGTGAATTGTTTTACCCCCGGATATGTACCGTTTGCGGGGAAAGCCTGATGAAAGGTGAAGTGTATTTGTGTACCGCCTGTCTGGCTGATTTCCCGTTTTCCGATCAGGCCTATGCTATTCAGGAAGATGTGTTGTTGAATTTCGATGCCGCTTACCGGCCTGAAAAATTATTCTCTTTGTTTTATTATAATAAATTCAGCCCCTATAAAAATTTGATTTACCGGATTAAATATCGTTCTCATCGGTCTCTGGGTATCTATCTCGGCCGTTTGCTGGGAGAGAAGATTAAAAATGAATGTGAGGCAGATTGTATCATTCCGGTGCCTTTACATCCCAAAAGGGAAAAAGAAAGGGGATTTAATCAAGCCCGGGAAATTGCTTGTGGTATGGCCGAAACGATAGGAGTAGACATTTATGACGATGTGCTTTTCAGGGTTCGGAACAATGCATCGCAAACCGGGAAGAATGCAAGCGAAAGGCTTAAAAATGTCGAGCATATTTTTGAGTTGCGCAATCCCGCTAAAATTACAGGAAAAAAGGTATTGTTGGTCGATGACGTGATAACGACAGGAGCTACGATCGGTGCTTGTTTGCAGGTTTTGGCTCAGGCAGGGAATGTGCGTTTCTCTTTAGGGTGTCTGGCTCAAACGGTCTGA
- a CDS encoding Ig-like domain-containing protein translates to MKKNDDRAFGWEWLAMLVMAVVVYACASRGYPEGGPKDTTPPQVILEEPASFTKNFDKKRVNIYFDEFVQLKDINEKFIISPPQKKKPKPRLKGKYVQVEFVDSLKPNTTYTLDFADAISDNNEGNPLGFYRYVFSTGNEIDSLELSGQVVNAESGEPVLNVYVELYSNLADSMPLLEVPDYVARTDSSGFFRLTNLKDTIYRVVAIQDDNRDYKYTPEAEMFAYLDTLVRPVVMTMTRVDTFRVVDKIVGQDTTMRDSIVTQEYLGFGPNNLYLRLFQEKLTQLYMTDDDRKERERLDFIFSIPGKNEFKARLFDTLSTEPLPEDWYVLEHSAGNDTLALWIKDSTVYKKDTLNVILSYLRTDSTGRLTTFADTSRYTFKDKKKPDNKKGRKDEPETPVIEFVEIKSNAGNDFDLGARLWLEFNRPVDKAGLENLHISEKVDTLYQPLNFTLEEDSLKIRRIYIDASWKAGQEYLLTLDSASVNDIYGRHNNKLEKKFKVRQEEFYGKIMLNVSGVQGQVILQLYKSDNGKSENGKRSYAVVQEQIINQDGQVTFPLIPEGKYKFRAILDTNGNGIWDTGLYLKNQQPEEIVYLPVEISVKQNFDIEQEFNLLKPYKDESDK, encoded by the coding sequence ATGAAGAAGAACGACGATAGAGCTTTCGGCTGGGAGTGGCTGGCTATGTTAGTTATGGCAGTAGTGGTTTATGCTTGTGCCAGCCGGGGATATCCCGAAGGTGGACCTAAAGATACGACCCCACCCCAAGTGATCCTCGAAGAACCGGCCTCTTTTACTAAAAATTTCGATAAAAAGCGGGTGAACATTTATTTCGATGAGTTTGTCCAGCTAAAAGATATTAACGAGAAGTTCATTATTTCTCCGCCTCAAAAGAAAAAACCGAAGCCTCGTTTAAAGGGGAAATATGTACAAGTCGAATTTGTGGATTCCTTGAAACCGAATACCACTTATACCTTGGATTTTGCAGATGCTATATCCGATAATAACGAGGGAAATCCTTTGGGATTTTATCGCTATGTATTTTCTACCGGGAATGAAATCGATTCGTTGGAATTGAGCGGACAGGTTGTGAATGCGGAATCCGGCGAACCGGTTTTAAATGTATATGTCGAATTGTATTCTAATCTGGCGGATTCGATGCCTTTGCTGGAGGTGCCTGACTATGTCGCCCGTACGGATAGTTCCGGTTTTTTCCGTTTGACGAACTTGAAAGATACGATTTATCGTGTCGTGGCGATTCAGGACGATAACCGGGATTATAAATATACGCCCGAAGCAGAAATGTTTGCTTACCTGGATACCTTGGTGCGTCCCGTGGTGATGACTATGACCCGGGTAGATACGTTCCGGGTTGTCGATAAAATCGTCGGGCAGGACACAACGATGAGGGATAGTATCGTCACACAGGAATATCTGGGATTTGGGCCTAACAATCTTTATCTGCGTTTGTTTCAGGAAAAGCTGACCCAGTTGTATATGACCGATGATGACCGGAAGGAACGGGAACGCCTCGATTTTATCTTTAGTATTCCGGGAAAGAATGAGTTTAAGGCCCGTTTGTTCGATACCTTGTCGACGGAACCGCTACCGGAGGATTGGTATGTGTTGGAACATTCGGCCGGAAACGATACATTGGCTTTGTGGATTAAAGATTCTACCGTGTATAAAAAAGATACCTTGAATGTTATCCTTTCTTACTTGCGGACAGATAGTACCGGTCGGTTGACGACTTTTGCCGATACCAGCCGCTATACATTTAAAGACAAAAAGAAACCCGACAATAAGAAGGGCAGGAAAGACGAACCTGAAACTCCGGTGATTGAGTTTGTGGAAATAAAATCGAATGCCGGTAACGATTTTGATTTGGGTGCCCGTTTGTGGTTGGAATTTAACCGGCCGGTCGACAAGGCGGGCTTGGAGAATCTGCATATATCGGAGAAAGTGGATACACTTTATCAGCCGCTGAATTTTACCCTGGAAGAAGATAGTCTGAAGATCCGGCGTATTTATATCGATGCTTCCTGGAAAGCCGGGCAGGAATATCTGTTGACTTTGGATTCTGCTTCTGTCAACGATATTTATGGACGGCATAATAACAAACTGGAGAAAAAATTCAAAGTGCGTCAGGAAGAATTTTACGGGAAGATTATGCTCAATGTGAGTGGCGTGCAGGGACAGGTTATTCTACAACTCTATAAGTCGGATAATGGGAAATCTGAGAATGGAAAACGTTCTTATGCAGTGGTACAGGAGCAAATTATCAACCAGGATGGACAGGTCACTTTCCCGTTGATTCCCGAGGGGAAATACAAGTTTAGGGCGATCTTGGATACCAATGGCAATGGAATTTGGGATACCGGTTTGTATTTGAAGAACCAACAGCCTGAAGAAATCGTTTATTTACCTGTCGAAATCAGTGTCAAACAAAATTTTGATATTGAGCAGGAATTTAATTTGTTGAAGCCGTATAAGGATGAGAGTGATAAATAG
- a CDS encoding DUF3108 domain-containing protein: protein MKKIWILMLLLGGSLSLCAQSKYPPIEELVYTGYYNWGFIWVKAGRVDFSLTTSEKYPNAERLKAVGYSLPSWDWIFTIRDTLISHFDKNTFMPYEFSRKAHEGNYHKTFDYTFHYDDSVVLGDIHRIGKFRRTDTVKLLGQTYDMLSVAWMARELDFDKYQKNDLIPIRILIDSKIYDLYIRYLGVVKSKIAGRKQECYVFSPLLVEGEVFKGGENMKIWLSKDEYRLPLMVEAKILVGSVKAILDRSASKYGDFTE from the coding sequence ATGAAAAAAATTTGGATATTGATGTTGTTATTGGGGGGAAGCCTGTCGCTTTGTGCCCAATCGAAATACCCGCCTATAGAAGAGTTGGTATATACCGGATATTATAACTGGGGATTTATTTGGGTCAAGGCTGGGCGGGTGGATTTTTCGTTGACGACTTCCGAAAAATATCCGAATGCCGAACGTTTAAAAGCTGTGGGTTATTCTTTACCTTCCTGGGATTGGATATTCACGATCAGGGACACCCTGATATCGCATTTTGACAAGAATACTTTTATGCCCTATGAATTTTCGAGAAAAGCTCATGAAGGGAATTATCATAAGACTTTCGATTATACATTTCATTATGACGATTCTGTCGTATTGGGAGATATCCATCGGATTGGAAAATTCAGACGGACAGATACGGTGAAACTACTCGGTCAAACCTATGATATGCTTTCGGTTGCCTGGATGGCCCGGGAGTTGGATTTTGATAAATACCAAAAAAACGACTTGATTCCGATCCGGATTTTGATCGATAGTAAAATTTATGATTTGTATATCCGTTATCTGGGTGTGGTGAAAAGCAAGATTGCCGGCCGGAAACAGGAATGTTACGTTTTTTCTCCCTTGTTGGTTGAAGGTGAGGTATTCAAAGGAGGCGAAAATATGAAGATTTGGTTGAGTAAAGACGAATATCGGCTTCCTTTGATGGTCGAAGCGAAGATTCTGGTCGGATCGGTAAAGGCGATTTTAGATCGTTCGGCTAGCAAATACGGGGATTTTACGGAATAA
- a CDS encoding DUF4837 family protein: MKIRILVSLLVLTLSYFLFSCKEGGGGRRSALPPVSGSTNELLVVMPKTLWEGHVGDTIKEFFGQPQLGLPQGEPVFDLINLPPSNFEKNVRFHRNILTVSIKDKVDTASIVFHESPWARSQKIFQISAPDVEAFYKIFNANKNKMMNVYLKAERDRLIEVYKKIPDTKIFNMFKNKYDLLLYCPGGYYINKDTSNFVWISSETRVDSKGIIFFEEKYEHESQMDYQIILDRMNEELKKYIPGPRDSTWMALDLKTPMTAAFYKYDGIHYALLIRGLWTAENDFMGGPFVLNVVLDEKNSRIIYMMGYVYAPDGKKRNMLRQVESIVNSMKIDFPEEEKK; this comes from the coding sequence ATGAAGATACGAATATTAGTCAGTCTGCTGGTGTTGACCCTGAGTTATTTTTTGTTCTCTTGTAAAGAAGGTGGCGGTGGCCGGCGGTCAGCTTTACCTCCTGTCAGCGGTTCTACGAATGAACTGCTCGTCGTTATGCCGAAAACTTTGTGGGAAGGTCATGTCGGGGATACTATCAAGGAATTTTTCGGACAGCCTCAATTGGGCTTACCTCAGGGCGAACCGGTCTTTGATTTGATCAATCTTCCGCCTTCTAATTTCGAAAAAAATGTCCGTTTTCATCGGAATATACTGACTGTTTCGATTAAGGATAAAGTCGATACGGCTTCAATCGTGTTTCACGAGAGTCCCTGGGCTCGTTCTCAGAAGATTTTTCAAATCAGTGCACCGGATGTAGAGGCATTTTATAAAATCTTCAATGCCAATAAAAATAAAATGATGAACGTGTATCTCAAGGCAGAACGTGACCGTTTGATCGAGGTATACAAGAAAATACCGGATACGAAGATATTCAATATGTTTAAGAATAAGTACGACCTCCTGTTGTATTGTCCCGGAGGATATTATATAAATAAAGATACTTCGAATTTTGTATGGATTTCTTCCGAGACCCGGGTCGATAGCAAGGGGATCATTTTTTTTGAAGAAAAATATGAACATGAAAGTCAGATGGATTACCAGATTATCCTGGACCGGATGAATGAAGAGTTGAAGAAATATATTCCTGGGCCCCGGGATAGTACCTGGATGGCTTTGGATCTGAAGACTCCGATGACTGCTGCTTTTTATAAATATGACGGAATTCATTATGCTTTGCTTATCAGAGGTTTGTGGACTGCCGAAAATGATTTTATGGGGGGGCCGTTTGTTTTGAATGTCGTATTGGATGAAAAGAATAGCCGTATTATCTATATGATGGGCTATGTATACGCTCCCGATGGTAAAAAACGGAATATGTTGAGACAAGTGGAAAGTATTGTAAATTCTATGAAAATCGATTTCCCCGAGGAAGAAAAGAAATAA
- a CDS encoding exo-beta-N-acetylmuramidase NamZ family protein has translation MRECIFFLCLWCGIIGGAEAVSPGIQHFDRYRSLLEGKKVGIVANQTAVLETGDGYKHSVDFLRDHQVQLIRIFCPEHGFRGDADAGETVGDYRDRQTGLPVISLYGKKKKPSPADLQGLDVVVFDMQDVGVRFYTYLSTLHYVMEACAENQVPLVVMDRPNPNAFYVDGPVLEMKYRSFVGMHPVPVVYGMTIGEYARMINGEGWLKDKKKCDLTVIPCQGWNRSMTVDLPRKPSPNLPDKVSVMLYPSVCFFEGTVVSEGRGTYTPFQVFGHPELKGMPYTFVPESIPGMSKNPKCLGLKCYGMDLRNKYDEVREGQRLRVDWLLLAYRNYTGKTPFFTSFFEKLAGTDRLRKDIEAGKSEQQIRAAWRFPLEEFQKIREKYLIYK, from the coding sequence ATGAGAGAGTGCATTTTTTTTCTGTGTTTGTGGTGTGGAATAATCGGAGGGGCTGAAGCCGTTTCTCCGGGTATTCAGCATTTTGACCGATACCGGAGTTTGTTGGAAGGCAAAAAGGTCGGGATTGTGGCTAATCAGACTGCTGTGCTGGAAACCGGGGACGGATATAAGCATAGTGTCGATTTCCTGCGTGATCATCAGGTACAATTGATACGTATCTTTTGTCCGGAACATGGGTTCAGAGGAGATGCCGATGCTGGGGAAACGGTGGGTGATTACCGGGATCGGCAGACCGGTTTACCGGTCATTTCCTTATACGGAAAGAAGAAAAAACCGAGTCCGGCGGATTTGCAGGGATTGGATGTGGTTGTTTTCGATATGCAGGATGTCGGTGTCCGTTTTTATACTTATCTCTCTACTTTACACTATGTGATGGAGGCTTGTGCCGAGAATCAGGTTCCGCTTGTGGTTATGGACCGTCCGAATCCGAATGCTTTTTATGTAGACGGGCCTGTATTGGAAATGAAATACCGGTCTTTTGTCGGAATGCATCCGGTTCCTGTCGTTTATGGGATGACTATCGGTGAGTATGCCCGGATGATTAATGGAGAAGGTTGGTTGAAAGATAAAAAGAAATGTGATTTGACGGTGATTCCTTGTCAGGGATGGAATAGGAGTATGACGGTAGATTTACCCCGGAAACCTTCTCCCAATTTGCCCGATAAAGTGTCGGTCATGTTGTATCCTTCGGTTTGTTTTTTTGAAGGAACGGTAGTCAGTGAAGGGCGTGGGACCTATACTCCCTTTCAGGTATTCGGGCATCCCGAATTGAAAGGTATGCCTTATACTTTTGTACCCGAAAGTATTCCCGGTATGAGTAAAAATCCCAAATGCCTGGGATTGAAATGCTATGGCATGGACCTGAGGAATAAATACGATGAGGTGAGAGAGGGACAACGGTTACGTGTGGATTGGTTACTATTGGCTTATCGGAATTATACCGGAAAAACTCCTTTTTTCACTTCTTTTTTCGAGAAATTGGCCGGGACAGATCGACTCAGAAAAGATATTGAGGCAGGTAAGAGCGAGCAGCAGATAAGAGCTGCCTGGCGTTTTCCATTGGAAGAGTTTCAGAAAATCAGAGAGAAGTATTTGATCTATAAATAA